tgcaGGCTACGTGAACCTGGAAGAATCTCCCCCATAGAGGCACATCCACATTGACATCCACATTGACATTCATATTCACATTCACATTCATATTAAcctccccccaaatgaatTACACGATGGGAATTGCACGGGCCATGGTGCTCGCCACAGCGCTGCTGACCTGGCTGCAAGTGAGCCTGTGCAAGCACCACGTGGACCTCTCCAGTTCAGGGAAATCTACGTTCCTCCTGAATGTAGTCCCAGGAGACACAGTGGTATACACGTGTCCATACAGTTTTAACAAAGACATGAGACACATCTGTGCACGTGAGAGAGATTTCTTTGACAGAAAACTCTTCTGTTTCGAGCACGTCATAATTAATAGAAGCGTCTTCCAATTGAGGGACTACGTGAGAGGAGCCTACAACATCGTGAGCAAATATGTGAACAACGTATATACGGCGGAGTTCACTGTGCCCCCTGTTGTTCTCATGAATCGACATTTCGAATGCTACTGCTATATGGATGATGGGGGTAGGGTACAGAAGAAGACGCTGAAGGTACATATATCGAAGGGTATTGTTAGGAAGACCCCTGGATGTGACTTCAACGATGAGTATAGAGAAAATACTGCTATTACCAcctttaacaaaatgaatcGGAAAATAGCTAAGGCGTGTGATAGCTACCCCCGCGGTGGAGATACCATCACTCTGTTGTGTCCTGTTAACTACACGGTCCAACCGGATGGATGCTTCAACCAAgtttatgtaaaaaaggacgaCGTACAAAACAATAAAAACCTACTGGAGGAAAGATTCAATATAAGTCGTAAGTTTGAGCAAGACAAATACAAGGTAGTTGGTATTGAGAcgctttttggaaaaaagttGGATAGCGTAGGAGATGAAATAACCAGATTTGCTAAAATACCCGTTACAAATGATGAAATCATTTTTACCTGCACatgtaaggaaaataatGGCTCAGACATACTCATgatgaatgtatatataaacgaAAGTTACGACAAATTCGTTGAACCTAATCAGGGGAAGTCTGCCCAATCCAATCAGGGGAATCCCGTCCAGTCTAATCAGGGGAACCCCGTCCAGTCTAATCAGTGGAATCCCGTCCATTCTAATCAGGATAAGTCCGCTCAGTTTAATTACGAGAGGTGGGTGAACCATAATAATGGCCAGGTGGAGTACTCCAGGCATAAGTTCAGTTCCACCAACGTTAGTCAGACGGAGGTGCGCGGTGCAGcgtcctcttcctttttcgctCACATGCTGCTCTGTGCACTGTCACTGCTTCTGCTGGGTTAGTAGTGGCACTATTTACGTGAACACCTTTgctagtatatatatatatatttttttttttttccctgcctTGTTCACCCCGTGTGTACCACTTTGATCGACTCCACAACATTTTGGGGGCACCCGTTCAATGCTTTGTCACCGCTTTGTTATCGCTTTTATGACACATCTCCACCCCCGTGGTGCATGTCAAATTGGGCAGGAAGGTCGAAATTTTTAGCACCTTTAGGGAAAACTGGTGACGCATCGTCTGGCTGGGCTGCATGGCGTACAGGAGGAGGTTCACCATCCTACAGGGggggtacaaaaaaatgggaaaacaaAACGCGTTGCAACAAATGTGGGAACGGACATAGGGGGGGTCCCCTCTTGACGGGGGTCTATCTTTGCATGAGTCGCCATGGTTGGAAAAACCTCCATGGAAGGTCTCTCCGGAATGCACCATGAAAGACACTCCCCTCCTGCCTACCTCAAACCGGTGCGCAGAACGAAGAAGCGGTTGCTCTGCGCGATCTTCAGCATTTTAAAATCGACCTTCAGTAGCATGACCAGCCCGAAGAGGTCGAATATGATAAGCTTCAGTGCCTTCTTTACATGACTGACGGCGTTGACATTCTCCAGGTTGACGctgcaagggggggaaggggcgAATCAGGAGGGAGGACTAATAAGCAGAACAGAAAACGTGGTGGGAAAACACATCTCCCTTTGGTGTTATCTCCCTCCCGGGACGACGCTGCGCTGATCTGGGTGACTAACATCTTCACCAGCAGGTACACTTGGTTCGACTTGGAGGCGAGTTCCATGGGTACGTCACTCGGTGGGGCAATCGCTCAATAGGGCAACGATTCCTATAGTGAAAACGCCCGACGGTCGCATCGGCTGAGTAGCTCTACTTctagtgaaagaaaaaatgtggcAGTGTTGCCTCGTCCCCCGCTGCGTTTCCCCCCGAACCTGAATGGACCACATGTGCGGCTGACAACAAATCTGCGGAGCGGCGCATTAAGAATCGCCCAAATTAGCTTCCCGCACAGGtgattaaaaaggggggttatACATGCTGATGCGTACATTCACATGATATTTGTATGGGTATATAAATGTACGTGtaaatgtatgtatgtttgtgtatttttttttttttttttttttttttttaaatttgcctGAACAAGCAAGgtgaaattgcaaaaaagcaGACTGGAAAACTGTGAGCGGTCCGTTCGAGCCACGTGAACAACGCATTATATTCCCGTCCCCCCGCAACGGCGCTGACGTCATAGCCACATGAAAGGGCTGCTTGGGTAGGTATGCCCTGGGCGTTCActcctttacatttttgcggTTCGATGTTGTGTGGTTAACCAGAAGGCCATTGGATTGGCCCGGAGCGAAATCACTTGCTATGCCTTTCAGCTAGCCAAGTTTCGGGGAAcacgccaaaaaaaaaaaaaaaaaaaaaaaaaaaaagataacaCCGCATGGATGCAAACAATCATGTCTTAAGTTAAAACGTTTAGAATTGAAAGTTGTTACATCAGAAGGAGGTGAAAAGGTCGACGGTGGGTAAACACAACGAATGTAACAGCACCCACGGTTGCACAGCCTGTGGGACGAAAAAGCCATGCATAGGATGACTGCTCTCCCTCTACTAGCTGATAAAGTGCAGCTTCCTCTCGGAAATCTCGCGCATGCGCTGTgcgattattttttttgtccgaTTAACCGTCTCGGCGTTGTACTTGTCCAGTTCGTCCATGGCGTCACTCAATATAATGTCCTTAATAAGATCTTCCCATTTAGAGGAGCTTGCAGGGGCTTTGCTCTTTTCCAAGTCAAGCACAGCCTGCACGAGTACCCTCGTGAGTCCCTTCTTATCGATCAGATTGTAAGCATGTGCTTTGGTAGCAGCACCGATGTATGtacgaaagaaaaatataggCACAGACTTAATGAAGTAGTCACTTGGGAGCAATGTATTGtcatccttcccttttacgTGGTGCAAAAAAACAGCTTTCATCCTTTGTGGGTAAGTACGAATCATCATTTCTCCAGCTTGTTTATCCATATCCCCAGTGTCTCCAATCCATATGTACCTCACGAGTGAGTTCTGCTGAAGCACGTACTTATGGAGGTGCTTAAagtttacaaattttttttcccctctcgTTTCATTCCATACCCACTCCTTCAACGTCGAGTAGAGAATTTTGTTGTCACAGTCGATACCCCAGCTTTTTATTCCTCTCCTCTCTGCCACTtcgttaaattttttgtttaaaaaagaatCCTCTGTGATGGGAACTTGTGGGATTCTCGCTGTAAGGACGGATAACAACAAGGGCTTTGCTTCTGCTGGTAGTTTATTCATGGCTAGCTCGAAAATGAACTGGAAGGACCCTGGGTATGTTTCTCCTCTCTGGTACTGAGCGTCCACTCCTCCCAAAGCGTAGTTGAAAAACTTGTAACCGCCGCTCGACCGGATCGTGTCGTCTATGTCAATTATCACTTGGGTCGTTCCCCATTTCAGGCGGTCATTCTTGCAGTCGATAATTCGCCTCTTCACTTTTCCGCCCGTTCCGGCAGGGGCCTCTTCACCGCCAGTGGTAGCACCAGCGGTAGCACCAGCGGTAACACCAACGGGAACGGCAACGCCAGCAGCAGTCCGAACGGAGGAGGGATCCCCCTTCCCCTCGGGTTGGCGGTCAACTGCTTCACCACTTCGTTCCATTGTCTTGTCACTCTCTTCCCTTCTTGGGAGGTTACTTCGCCCCCTTGTCTTGTCCCAGAGCTCATTCTCCTTGTAAATAAATTGGTAAATATCTGGAGGGAGCTGTTCCTCCACCGCTACCTGTGACAGACACTGAAAATTATTCTCATACAAATTCACGTCACTCGATTTGCACACATTCTGTATAGGTGGGTCCTCCCCATCGATGTGTCTCCATTTTTGGTGATCCCTTCGGTCAGGTGATTCACTCCACCTTCGTCCCTCTTCACAGTTTCTCGTCCCGAACGGCCGATCCAGATATTCACTACATAGGGATACATTCCTGCGGTCATTGGGactgttcttcctcttcccatCCGGTTCGTTACATAAGTCCTTAATCGCATGGAAGcatttctccatttttgcgtCGTTGAGCTTAATGGGGTTCACTTGAAAGTGCGTGTCATCCATGAAGGGTCtctgttcctcctccatcTCCTTGTGGATACTACTTGGTGACACCCTACTGACGTTCGTGGGGGAACTCGGTTCGTACTGCTGCGCGGGTGTATCGTTTACGGGTGCAGTGGAGTTCGCTTTAGGGCGGCTGGGCAGATCATCACTCATACCGCCATGCTGGACGTTTTCCGCTGCGTTCACACTGTTCACACCGATTCGATATGCATGTCGGTGCGTCTCGTCACTGTGGGGGTCGTGCCTTTCTGCATGCTTTCCCTCGGGTGCACTCCCCCTTAGATGTAGCTCCCTCGGTCTCTCCAAACGATCATACATTTCGACACACTGATCTTCGtcctccttcccattttggcaaTAAACGTGGCTGCTACTGAAGGACTTTTTACTGAGTGGAACCCCCATGTCGTTGGGTGGAGATCCCACTTGGTTTGAATAACTGCCGGAGTCGTACTTCCTAAGCGTGTACTTCGGGGTGGTCGTTCTATTAACTTTTTGCGTATCCGTAAAGGTCACTTGAATGGGTGGGAGAGCGGGGTTACTGTTGTTGTGGCTCACTGGGGTAACAGTGTCGACCTGTTCTGCCCGCCAGGCGTCGTGGCCGTCATCATCACAATGATCACTGTCACTTCCTTCGTTTCCACCTTGGATGCCTCCCCCTCTGTTAtgctttccccctttttgggtCTTTTTCTCCTCGACAGACTCCTCTATGCGGCTAATAATCCGTGTCATTTTGTTAGTACCCTCCTCTTGGGAGTTCCTTCCCTTGTGCCTATCGGAAGTGCTGACCCGTGAGGTCGCCCATCTATCTGGGCCTAACTGAAATAAAGGAGAGCTGTCCTCATCATCACTGTTTTGCCTGCTTGAGTGAAGCAACGGTATAGCACAAATCTTACCCCGTTCATCTACCCGTTCATTGTACTGTTTGCGTGTTTTCCCAGAGCGGCTTCCCCCCAGTGAGCGATTCGCttgttttccccatttggcatAATCACATTGATCGTTACGTTTGGGGTCTATCCTGTGTGTCACTTCAGGGTTCAGCGGAGTAGGTGGAATCGCAGAAGGGCGGACGCCGATATGGCTTTCGCTTACATCACTGTGGTCACTCTGGTTGGATACCCTCTCCTTTATGTCTTCCCCCTCGGCTACTTC
The Plasmodium coatneyi strain Hackeri chromosome 10, complete sequence DNA segment above includes these coding regions:
- a CDS encoding S48/45-like protein yields the protein MGIARAMVLATALLTWLQVSLCKHHVDLSSSGKSTFLLNVVPGDTVVYTCPYSFNKDMRHICARERDFFDRKLFCFEHVIINRSVFQLRDYVRGAYNIVSKYVNNVYTAEFTVPPVVLMNRHFECYCYMDDGGRVQKKTLKVHISKGIVRKTPGCDFNDEYRENTAITTFNKMNRKIAKACDSYPRGGDTITLLCPVNYTVQPDGCFNQVYVKKDDVQNNKNLLEERFNISRKFEQDKYKVVGIETLFGKKLDSVGDEITRFAKIPVTNDEIIFTCTCKENNGSDILMMNVYINESYDKFVEPNQGKSAQSNQGNPVQSNQGNPVQSNQWNPVHSNQDKSAQFNYERWVNHNNGQVEYSRHKFSSTNVSQTEVRGAASSSFFAHMLLCALSLLLLG